The Anabas testudineus chromosome 14, fAnaTes1.2, whole genome shotgun sequence genome includes a region encoding these proteins:
- the LOC113170966 gene encoding neuronal tyrosine-phosphorylated phosphoinositide-3-kinase adapter 1 — translation MSSGSAQDVAVEHFLRDIERQSKRLHCAVIGCEEERPRSDMNLLYRKSRLDWRQRDQEGSKKSSNQNDPSATVGKVRDLASFRRHFRMGFMTMPASQDLSPHSCASAMAPRSQSCHAVGAGDTSLENGDYSDTQSQHGGRCPPAKPKRHPSTRLSSSSADSRGPPETPPPPPPTHSQAKHSDKKNAMKKSDSGEIGAKKVPPLKPKRSPSTQLSFDPFPPRVPPPATSLPFQAVDSQIQTGDGEDEPVYIEMVGQVFTRDSQTATPHPVTPVATTPDSDSDQSEAIYEEMKYPLQEDRRESQRHLPPKHEKPKSSKHFHVTPSSSSSSSSLPRPSSSSPSYSKPKATVSISHSSPLPSSASSTPVPQVLSTSPHTPRAPTPYLLQGSKSESETNTKIPAPFPNLLQHRPPLLAFPQPAAASSGVGVQNKTSASVKIGTQTSSVTTQASTSSSTSNVPVSLSGSKESSGGSVTQQDKHSREAQLGPAPGLRARSHSTPLPPSSKSTSPFSHHHHHPHHRPSHYHHYRKPERGDSPAPTKSISQTSNQATVQTQTSSTGREGKSVSFLLKSDKGERDRDRDRDRDKDRDRDRDRDRERERDRGRDRDRERDRDKDRDRERDRDKDRDRDRDRDRDRDRDRDRDRDRDKDRDRERDRDRERDRERDSERDRHREKDRDRESGPHSLQMDCTPSSQTSQSSTSSTPTPLSSSQRPHSRPHLRSHTPHGLPAYKPPSSDSPLLWTYPSGGFRRPPAYESLRGSSQTPSLQQPSSLTGVGEGISKSNGGSASLQSKVAFMPWDSSASLTADEGSYWPMQRKLSFSHGSRETEKDEGRAWNGSADALLRMDKEELGMGSRGGHSGIPVHFSGATSRALGHSESLAGVDSSPGFRALPRVGLPLPCQTFPACRNGEVGRLGRSSSAAGVRQVGGGDVQRQSSLPAREALNQLHGLTQPQAPCSPSSPSVSRQQQQLHLHQQQLQLKQQLQQLQQQHHLQLQFQQLAQLAQGQPPVSGGTTPSTTQTQRDGKLLEVIERKRCLCKEIKAHRRPDKSLCKQDSMPILPSWRRTPEPHKTGTPPCQRPQAVVWDTAI, via the exons ATGAGCTCTGGCTCTGCCCAGGATGTGGCAGTCGAGCATTTCCTGCGTGACATAGAGAGGCAAAGCAAGCGGCTGCACTGCGCTGTGATAGGCTGCGAGGAGGAGCGACCCCGCAGCGACATGAACCTGCTGTATCGCAAGAGCCGTTTGGACTGGAGGCAGAGGGACCAAGAGGGAAGTAAAAAGAG CTCCAATCAGAACGACCCCTCAGCTACTGTTGGCAAAGTTCGAGACTTGGCTTCTTTCCGCCGGCACTTCCGGATGGGTTTCATGACCATGCCGGCCTCCCAGGACCTGTCCCCTCACTCCTGTGCCTCTGCCATGGCGCCTCGCTCGCAGTCCTGCCACGCTGTCGGTGCCGGGGATACAAGTCTGGAGAACGGAGATTATTCTGACACCCAGTCCCAACATGGTGGCCGCTGCCCCCCAGCCAAACCCAAACGCCACCCCAGCACTCGTCTCAGCTCCTCGTCTGCTGACAGCAGAGGGCCTCCAGagacaccaccacctcctccacctacTCACTCCCAAGCCAAACACTCAGACAAGAAAAATG CAATGAAGAAGTCTGACTCTGGGGAGATTGGAGCAAAGAAGGTGCCTCCTTTAAAACCCAAGAGAAGTCCCAGCACCCAGCTTTCCTTTGACCCTTTTCCTCCCCGTGTGCCTCCTCCTGCCACATCTCTGCCTTTTCAGGCAGTAGACTCTCAGATACAGACAGGAGATGGGGAGGATGAGCCAGTCTATATAGAAATGGTGGGCCAAGTGTTCACCAGAGACAGCCAGACGGCCACCCCCCACCCTGTCACCCCTGTGGCCACCACGCCTGATTCTGACTCAGACCAGAGTGAGGCAATTTATGAGGAGATGAAATATCCACTGCAAGAGGACAGACGAGAGTCCCAGAGACACCTGCCTCCCAAGCATGAGAAACCAAAATCTTCTAAACACTTCCATGTCaccccttcctcctccagcagctcctcctcttTGCCACgcccctcctcttcttctccttcctaTTCCAAACCTAAAGCAACCGTGTCAATCTCTCATTCATCACCTCTGCCTTCCTCTGCATCCTCCACGCCTGTTCCCCAGGTTCTCTCCACCAGTCCACACACCCCACGTGCCCCTACTCCCTACCTGCTGCAAGGGAGTAAATCTGAgtctgagacaaacacaaagattcCTGCCCCTTTCCCCAATCTTTTACAGCACCGCCCCCCACTGCTTGCCTTCCCTCAGCCTGCGGCGGCCTCCAGCGGGGTCGGGGTGCAAAACAAGACGTCTGCTTCTGTTAAGATTGGGACTCAAACATCCAGCGTGACGACTCAAGCCAGCACCTCCTCTTCAACTTCTAATGTCCCTGTATCCCTGTCAGGCTCCAAGGAGTCATCAGGGGGAAGTGTCACTCAGCAGGACAAACACAGTAGAGAGGCCCAATTAGGCCCTGCTCCTGGATTGAGAGCAAGGAGTCATTCCACACCACTGCCTCCTTCCTCCAAATCCACCTCCCCTTTTtctcatcaccaccaccacccacacCATCGACCCTCGCACTACCACCATTATCGTaagccagagagaggagactCCCCCGCTCCAACCAAGAGCATCTCACAGACATCGAACCAGGCCACAGTTCAAACTCAAACGTCAAGTACAGGCAGGGAAGGCAAGTCTGTTAGCTTCCTCTTGAAGTCTGATAAAGGAGAGAGGGATAGGGATAGGGACAGGGACAGGGACAAAGACAGGGACAGGGACAGGGACAGGGACCGTGAAAGGGAGAGGGATAGAGGTAGAGACAGGGACAGGGAAAGAGATAGAGACAAAGAtagggacagagaaagagacagggacAAAGATAGGGATAGGgacagagatagagatagagacagagacagagatagagacagagacagagacagagataaggatagggacagagaaagagacagagacagagaaagggacagagaaagagacagcgAAAGAGACAGGCACAGAGAAAAAGATCGGGATAGGGAAAGCGGGCCACATTCTTTACAGATGGATTGCACTCCATCCAGCCAAACATCTCAAAGCAGCACCAGCTCGACCCCTACGCCATTGTCTTCATCCCAGCGTCCTCATTCACGACCACACCTCCGCTCTCACACTCCTCACGGCCTGCCAGCATACAAACCTCCTTCCTCAGACAGCCCCCTGCTGTGGACCTACCCCTCCGGTGGTTTTCGGAGACCGCCGGCTTACGAGAGCTTGAGAGGAAGTTCTCAGACGCCTTCCCTGCAACAGCCCTCGAGTCTTACTGGTGTAGGTGAGGGGATATCTAAGAGTAACGGAGGGTCTGCGTCCCTCCAGTCGAAAGTTGCATTCATGCCCTGGGACAGCAGTGCCAGCTTAACTGCAGATGAGGGGTCTTACTGGCCTATGCAGAGGAAATTGTCCTTCAGCCATGGaagcagagagactgaga AGGATGAAGGCCGTGCATGGAATGGCAGTGCTGACGCTCTGTTAAGGATGGATAAAGAGGAGCTCGGCATGGGGTCTCGAGGAGGCCACTCAGGCATCCCGGTTCACTTCAGTGGTGCCACCAGCCGGGCCCTTGGTCACAGTGAGTCCTTGGCTGGTGTGGACAGCAGCCCGGGATTCAGAGCCCTACCCAGAGTAGGACTGCCTCTTCCCTGTCAGACTTTCCCTGCCTGTCGCAATGGAG aAGTGGGGCGGCTGGGtcgctcctcctctgctgctggagtgagacaggtgggtggagGAGACGTCCAGAGACAGAGCAGTCTACCAGCACGAGAAGCCCTGAATCAG CTGCATGGTCTCACCCAGCCTCAAGCGCCCTGCAGTCCCAGCAGTCCCAGTGTGTctcggcagcagcagcagcttcatctccaccagcagcagctacagttaaagcagcagctccagcagcttcaGCAACAGCACCACCTTCAGTTGCAGTTTCAGCAGCTCGCCCAGTTGGCACAGGGACAGCCTCCTGTCAGCGGAGGCACCACCCCTTCCACAACGCAGACCCAGAGAGACGGCAAGCTGCTGGAAGTCATCGAGCGTAAACGTTGCCTGTGCAAAGAGATCAAGGCCCACAGGCGCCCTGACAAAAGCCTGTGCAAGCAGGACAGCATGCCTATCCTCCCTAGCTGGAGACGGACACCTGAGCCTCATAAGACTGGCACGCCACCCTGCCAGAGGCCACAGGCTGTCGTGTGGGACACAGCTATCTGA